A genome region from Thermomonospora amylolytica includes the following:
- a CDS encoding branched-chain amino acid ABC transporter permease, producing the protein MSDFLQYLISGLAVGCGFALLASGLVTIHRVTHVVNFAQGMFAVVAGLTAGSLLSAGLPHGAAEVAAVAVAGATGLLVGLIATGKPGTSAQSALIATLGLGFVAYAVEIMIWGDNPRSHPGLRGNVEIAGAFVQKQSFLVIGVTAAVFAALLAFFTRTYLGKALSACAANPYAARAVGIDVTRMGLVAFALGGMLGGAAGVLLTPMMPISYNSDVLLITNGFAAAVLGSLNRPGLALIGALTLGVAETMVAGYHEASYQTVVALALMLVIMIWQSSRRTALQEETAR; encoded by the coding sequence ATGAGCGACTTCCTGCAGTACCTGATCTCCGGGCTGGCCGTCGGCTGCGGCTTCGCGCTGCTGGCCAGCGGGCTGGTCACCATCCACCGGGTGACCCACGTGGTCAACTTCGCCCAGGGCATGTTCGCCGTGGTCGCCGGGCTGACCGCGGGCTCGTTGCTGTCCGCCGGGCTGCCGCACGGGGCGGCCGAGGTCGCCGCCGTGGCGGTGGCCGGGGCGACCGGGCTGCTGGTCGGGCTGATCGCCACCGGCAAGCCCGGCACCAGCGCCCAGTCCGCGCTGATCGCCACCCTCGGCCTGGGCTTCGTGGCCTACGCGGTGGAGATCATGATCTGGGGCGACAACCCCCGCTCCCATCCGGGGCTGCGCGGCAACGTGGAGATCGCCGGGGCGTTCGTGCAGAAGCAGTCGTTCCTGGTGATCGGCGTGACCGCGGCGGTGTTCGCCGCGCTGCTGGCCTTCTTCACCCGCACCTACCTGGGCAAGGCGCTGTCGGCGTGCGCCGCCAACCCGTACGCGGCCCGCGCGGTCGGCATCGACGTCACCCGGATGGGTCTGGTCGCCTTCGCGCTCGGCGGGATGCTGGGCGGCGCGGCCGGCGTGCTGCTCACCCCGATGATGCCGATCTCCTACAACAGCGACGTGCTGCTGATCACCAACGGGTTCGCCGCGGCGGTGCTCGGCTCGCTCAACCGGCCCGGCCTGGCGCTGATCGGCGCGCTCACGCTGGGCGTCGCCGAGACCATGGTGGCCGGCTACCACGAGGCGAGTTACCAGACCGTGGTGGCGCTGGCGCTGATGCTGGTGATCATGATCTGGCAGTCCTCGCGCCGCACCGCACTGCAGGAGGAGACCGCCCGATGA
- a CDS encoding ABC transporter ATP-binding protein yields the protein MLQIDSVSRAFGGVYAVRDVSLTVAEGETRAVIGPNGAGKSTLFNLISGHLLPDSGTVSYGPAGERRRIDRLTPHARARLGIAIVFQGARLFGGMTALENVMVGAHARTRHGFLSAALRLPRHRGEEARIRADALAALDRVGLRDWAHRAADVLPLGQQRSLQVARALCARPRLLLLDEPASGLRAAEREALAQLVESLREEGLTTMLIEHDVAFVARLADRVSVLDLGRHIAEGTPDEIRRDDAVLTAYLGGTVS from the coding sequence ATGCTCCAGATCGACTCGGTCAGCCGGGCGTTCGGCGGCGTGTACGCCGTCCGCGACGTCAGCCTGACCGTCGCCGAGGGCGAGACCCGCGCCGTGATCGGCCCCAACGGCGCGGGCAAGTCCACCCTGTTCAACCTGATCAGCGGGCATCTGCTCCCCGACTCGGGCACGGTGTCCTACGGCCCGGCCGGGGAGCGGCGGCGCATCGACCGGCTCACCCCGCACGCCCGGGCCCGCCTGGGCATCGCGATCGTCTTCCAGGGCGCCCGGCTGTTCGGCGGGATGACCGCGCTGGAGAACGTGATGGTCGGCGCGCACGCCCGCACCCGGCACGGCTTCCTGTCCGCCGCCCTGCGGCTGCCCCGCCACCGCGGCGAGGAGGCCCGGATCAGGGCCGACGCGCTGGCCGCCCTCGACCGGGTCGGGCTGCGCGACTGGGCGCACCGGGCCGCCGACGTGCTTCCGCTCGGCCAGCAGCGCTCCCTGCAGGTGGCCCGCGCGCTGTGCGCCAGGCCCCGGCTGCTGCTGCTGGACGAGCCCGCCTCCGGGCTGCGCGCCGCCGAACGCGAGGCGCTCGCCCAGCTCGTCGAGAGCCTCCGTGAGGAGGGCCTGACCACCATGCTCATCGAGCACGACGTGGCGTTCGTCGCCCGGCTCGCCGACCGGGTCAGCGTGCTGGACCTCGGCCGGCACATCGCCGAGGGCACCCCCGACGAGATCCGCCGCGACGACGCCGTGCTGACCGCCTACCTCGGGGGGACCGTCTCATGA
- a CDS encoding PaaX family transcriptional regulator has translation MGAERVMDAFATDSRPPAPEGAAAADGPSPRLRPQSLMLTFLGNYVLRRDIAVSSGSFIEIFARLGVGEHAIRSTLSRMVARDLLSRHRQGRRMHFGLTARSARILTDGERRVWRRSVINAGWDGRWTVLAFSMPESWQSRRHDLRSALTWAGFGSIGNGLWIAPRRVAVGPVIEGLGLRDHVKVFTGRAEEPTDVAAMIRDAFDLDALASGYRAFLERWDRPDPIPDAPDDLARYLWMTTEWLQLVRVDPGLPVEHLPADWPGVRAQQRVHELRERYEEPARRLADEAIECIPVPPVRISADGDADEPARDMEVALNGDRGLP, from the coding sequence ATGGGAGCCGAACGGGTGATGGACGCTTTCGCCACCGACAGCCGGCCGCCCGCGCCCGAGGGCGCCGCCGCAGCCGACGGCCCGTCGCCGCGGCTACGGCCACAATCACTGATGCTCACGTTCCTGGGCAACTACGTGCTGCGCCGGGACATCGCGGTCTCCTCGGGCAGCTTCATCGAGATCTTCGCCCGGCTCGGGGTGGGCGAGCACGCCATCCGCTCCACGCTCAGCCGGATGGTGGCCCGCGACCTGCTGTCCCGGCACCGGCAGGGCCGCCGGATGCACTTCGGGCTGACCGCCCGGTCGGCACGCATCCTCACCGACGGCGAACGGCGGGTGTGGCGGCGCAGCGTGATCAACGCCGGCTGGGACGGCCGCTGGACGGTGCTGGCGTTCTCCATGCCGGAGTCCTGGCAGAGCCGCCGGCACGACCTGCGGTCCGCGCTGACCTGGGCCGGGTTCGGGTCGATCGGGAACGGGCTGTGGATCGCCCCGCGCCGGGTGGCGGTCGGCCCGGTGATCGAGGGACTGGGGCTGCGCGACCACGTCAAGGTGTTCACCGGGCGGGCCGAGGAGCCGACCGACGTGGCGGCGATGATCCGCGACGCGTTCGACCTGGACGCGCTGGCCTCCGGGTACCGGGCGTTCCTGGAGCGCTGGGACCGGCCCGACCCGATCCCCGACGCCCCCGACGACCTGGCCCGCTACCTGTGGATGACCACCGAGTGGCTGCAACTGGTCCGGGTGGACCCCGGGCTGCCGGTGGAGCACCTGCCCGCGGACTGGCCGGGGGTGCGTGCCCAGCAGCGGGTGCACGAGCTGCGGGAACGCTACGAGGAGCCGGCGCGGCGGCTGGCCGACGAGGCGATCGAGTGCATCCCGGTGCCCCCGGTGCGGATCTCAGCCGACGGGGACGCGGACGAACCGGCCCGCGACATGGAGGTCGCGCTCAATGGCGACCGCGGCCTCCCGTAG
- a CDS encoding ABC transporter ATP-binding protein, with translation MSGPVIEVSDLVVRYGTATALDHVDLTVGAGELVALIGPNGAGKSSLVNAVMGIVCPASGRVRVSGRAALVPEGRQMFADLTVDDNLRLGAWRRRRVPGARDTSRVYEVLPELTRVRDQRAGTLSGGQQQMVAFGRALMADPDVIVVDELSLGLAPRITAGLAEHLRALNAERGLAVLLIEQNARLALDLCGRGYVLEAGRIRAHGTAAELAASEEVAAAYLGGPAGGATATKEARS, from the coding sequence ATGAGCGGCCCCGTCATCGAGGTGAGCGACCTCGTCGTCCGGTACGGCACCGCCACCGCCCTGGACCACGTCGACCTCACCGTCGGCGCCGGGGAGCTGGTCGCCCTCATCGGCCCCAACGGCGCGGGCAAGTCCTCGCTGGTCAACGCGGTGATGGGGATCGTCTGCCCGGCGTCGGGACGGGTGCGGGTGTCCGGGCGGGCGGCGCTGGTGCCCGAGGGCCGGCAGATGTTCGCGGACCTGACCGTCGACGACAACCTCAGGCTGGGCGCGTGGCGGCGGCGCCGCGTCCCCGGCGCCCGCGACACCTCCCGGGTGTACGAGGTGCTGCCCGAGCTGACCCGCGTCCGCGACCAGCGGGCCGGCACCCTGTCCGGCGGCCAGCAGCAGATGGTGGCGTTCGGCCGCGCCCTGATGGCCGACCCCGACGTGATCGTCGTGGACGAGCTGTCGCTGGGCCTGGCCCCCAGGATCACCGCCGGGCTGGCCGAGCACCTGCGCGCCCTCAACGCCGAACGCGGCCTGGCGGTGCTGCTCATCGAGCAGAACGCCCGGCTCGCCCTGGACCTGTGCGGCCGCGGCTACGTCCTGGAGGCGGGACGGATCCGCGCCCACGGCACCGCCGCCGAACTGGCCGCCAGCGAGGAGGTCGCCGCCGCCTACCTCGGCGGACCCGCCGGCGGCGCCACGGCGACGAAGGAGGCACGCTCATGA
- a CDS encoding SDR family NAD(P)-dependent oxidoreductase, which translates to MTSTAVDLTGKVAVVTGAGRGLGLAYAAALARCGARVVVNDVDADAADAAVKTITEAGGTAVAEVAPVGSAEVADRLVDRAVAEYGRLDAMVTNAGILRDRVLWKMTDEDFDAVVGVHLRGTFTCARAAARRMREQGDGGSLVMVGSPAGQRGNFGQTNYAAAKAGIAAMVRTWSMELAKAGVTVNAVIPVAATAMTETIPAFAPFVEAARRGEPFPDFLRKGEGFGTPEDCAALVPFLVSDAARDVTGQCIGIGGDRLSLWSHPEEVAVAYADGGWTPESIAAVWATSVGRTPQTVGIPAPVIPEARPR; encoded by the coding sequence ATGACCTCCACTGCCGTCGACCTCACCGGCAAGGTCGCCGTCGTGACCGGCGCCGGGCGGGGGCTCGGCCTGGCCTACGCCGCCGCCCTCGCCCGCTGCGGAGCCCGTGTCGTCGTCAACGACGTGGACGCCGACGCCGCCGACGCGGCCGTCAAGACGATCACCGAGGCGGGCGGCACGGCCGTCGCCGAGGTCGCGCCGGTCGGATCCGCCGAGGTCGCCGACCGGCTGGTGGACCGGGCGGTCGCCGAGTACGGGCGGCTGGACGCCATGGTCACCAACGCCGGCATCCTGCGCGACCGGGTGCTGTGGAAGATGACCGACGAGGATTTCGACGCGGTCGTCGGCGTTCACCTGCGCGGCACGTTCACCTGCGCCCGCGCCGCCGCCCGCCGGATGCGCGAGCAGGGCGACGGCGGCTCGCTGGTCATGGTCGGCTCGCCGGCCGGGCAGCGCGGCAACTTCGGCCAGACCAACTACGCCGCCGCCAAGGCCGGCATCGCCGCCATGGTCCGCACCTGGTCGATGGAGCTGGCCAAAGCGGGCGTCACCGTCAACGCGGTCATCCCGGTCGCCGCCACCGCGATGACCGAGACCATCCCCGCGTTCGCCCCGTTCGTGGAGGCCGCCCGGCGCGGCGAGCCGTTCCCGGACTTCCTGCGCAAGGGGGAGGGGTTCGGCACGCCTGAAGACTGCGCGGCGCTGGTGCCGTTCCTGGTGTCGGACGCCGCCCGCGACGTCACCGGCCAGTGCATCGGGATCGGCGGCGACCGGCTCTCCCTGTGGTCGCACCCCGAGGAGGTGGCGGTCGCCTACGCCGACGGCGGCTGGACCCCCGAGTCCATCGCGGCCGTGTGGGCCACGTCGGTGGGCCGGACCCCGCAGACCGTCGGCATCCCCGCACCCGTCATCCCGGAGGCCCGACCGCGATGA
- a CDS encoding branched-chain amino acid ABC transporter permease produces the protein MKSLSRPAVAVAVCAAALLAPLLLSQTQLPVYIVLVLAACVVTGLSMLMGYAGQVSLGQAAFFMIGGYTAALISLEELPTWLGLAASPLVAAAVAAVIGVPLLRLRGHQLAFATLAIQLIGLNLVGQQEWTGGDIGLQGVPRLRIAGYEFADDRAYAYLALAALGLIVLITRNIVASRPGRGLRALATSEVAAESSGVPVAAYKLAVFSLSAGFAGLAGGVYAFYFGYVAPSSFPVLLSFEYIVMVVVGGAGTIYGALAGATVITLLLQLLNNIGTMEGMPAAAPTVLSYAVYGLLLVLVVLFMPRGLVPTVTGWWERRGPARPSGDGPASDGAKKPDLTPTSA, from the coding sequence ATGAAGTCGTTGTCCCGGCCGGCGGTCGCCGTCGCGGTGTGCGCGGCGGCGCTGCTGGCCCCGCTGCTGCTGTCGCAGACCCAGCTGCCGGTCTACATCGTGCTGGTGCTGGCGGCCTGCGTGGTGACCGGGCTGTCGATGCTGATGGGCTACGCCGGGCAGGTGTCGCTCGGCCAGGCCGCGTTCTTCATGATCGGCGGCTACACCGCCGCGCTGATCTCCCTGGAGGAGCTGCCGACCTGGCTGGGGCTGGCGGCCTCGCCGCTGGTCGCCGCCGCGGTCGCCGCGGTGATCGGCGTGCCGCTGCTGCGGCTGCGCGGCCACCAGCTCGCCTTCGCCACCCTGGCGATCCAGCTCATCGGGCTCAACCTGGTCGGCCAGCAGGAGTGGACCGGCGGCGACATCGGCCTGCAGGGCGTGCCGCGGCTGCGGATCGCCGGGTACGAGTTCGCCGACGACAGGGCGTACGCCTATCTGGCGCTGGCGGCGCTGGGCCTGATCGTGCTGATCACCCGCAACATCGTGGCGTCCCGGCCCGGACGGGGCCTGCGCGCCCTGGCCACCAGCGAGGTCGCCGCCGAGTCCTCGGGCGTGCCGGTCGCCGCCTACAAGCTGGCGGTGTTCAGCCTGTCGGCCGGGTTCGCCGGGCTGGCGGGCGGCGTCTACGCCTTCTACTTCGGCTATGTCGCGCCCAGCTCGTTCCCGGTGCTGCTGTCGTTCGAGTACATCGTGATGGTCGTGGTCGGCGGCGCGGGCACCATCTACGGCGCGCTGGCCGGAGCCACCGTGATCACGCTGCTGCTCCAGTTGCTCAACAACATCGGGACCATGGAGGGCATGCCGGCCGCCGCCCCGACCGTGCTGTCGTACGCGGTGTACGGGCTGCTGCTGGTGCTCGTCGTGCTGTTCATGCCGCGCGGCCTGGTCCCCACCGTCACCGGCTGGTGGGAACGGCGCGGGCCCGCCCGCCCCTCCGGTGACGGCCCCGCATCCGACGGAGCCAAGAAACCCGACCTGACACCCACCTCGGCCTGA
- a CDS encoding amidohydrolase family protein encodes MSAAMNVDELTAIDVHTHAEISKDGHGSLSPELFGASEEYFKAHGHRQPTIAEMAAYYRERKMAAVVFTVDAEHATGWPRISNEEVAESCAEHADVLIPFASVDPWKGRAGVREARRLVERYGVKGFKFHPSIQGFAPDDPMAYPLYEAIEELGAIALFHTGQTGIGAGVPGGGGIRLKYSNPMLVDDVAVDFPELRIILAHPSFPWQDEALAVATHKPHVHIDLSGWSPKYFPPQLVRYANSLLKDKVLFGSDYPVITPDRWLADFERLEIKPEVRPKILKDNAARLLGLTGD; translated from the coding sequence ATGAGCGCCGCCATGAACGTGGACGAGCTGACCGCGATCGACGTGCACACCCACGCCGAGATCAGCAAGGACGGGCATGGGTCGCTGAGCCCGGAACTGTTCGGCGCGTCGGAGGAGTACTTCAAGGCGCACGGGCACCGGCAGCCCACCATCGCCGAGATGGCCGCCTACTACCGCGAACGGAAGATGGCGGCGGTGGTGTTCACCGTGGACGCCGAGCACGCCACCGGGTGGCCGCGGATCTCCAACGAGGAGGTCGCCGAGAGCTGCGCCGAGCACGCCGACGTGCTGATCCCGTTCGCCAGCGTCGACCCCTGGAAGGGCAGGGCGGGCGTGCGGGAGGCCCGGCGGCTGGTCGAGCGGTACGGGGTGAAGGGGTTCAAGTTCCACCCCAGCATCCAGGGCTTCGCGCCCGACGACCCGATGGCCTACCCGCTGTACGAGGCGATCGAGGAGCTGGGCGCGATCGCGCTGTTCCACACCGGGCAGACCGGCATCGGCGCGGGCGTGCCCGGCGGCGGGGGCATCCGGCTGAAGTACTCCAACCCGATGCTGGTCGACGACGTGGCCGTCGACTTCCCCGAGCTGCGGATCATCCTGGCGCACCCGTCGTTCCCCTGGCAGGACGAGGCGCTGGCCGTGGCCACCCACAAGCCGCACGTCCACATCGACCTGTCGGGCTGGTCGCCCAAGTACTTCCCGCCGCAGCTCGTCCGGTACGCCAACAGCCTGCTCAAGGACAAGGTGCTGTTCGGCTCGGACTACCCGGTCATCACCCCGGACCGCTGGCTGGCCGACTTCGAACGGCTCGAGATCAAGCCGGAGGTCCGGCCCAAGATCCTCAAGGACAACGCCGCCCGGCTGCTCGGCCTGACCGGGGACTGA
- a CDS encoding alpha/beta fold hydrolase codes for MSLPRHALFPALLALTSLLAPAPAAAATEPVHLEGILPDGATYVIDKPAGWNGTVLLYSHGYTPGPANPAQNAPGAQVRERLLGEGYALIGSSYARTGWTAEEAVPDQIGTLEVFEERFGEARRTIAWGHSFGGMITAALAERHPDRLDGAIPMCGLLAGGNGNWNFTLDTVFALRTLLAPDATTPLVRFGDQATAFSSMVRLQSAVDQAQATPQGKARIALAAALYGMPAWTDGTAPPADLASWQQSQYRALRTVLYPATAWRQEAETRAGGNMSWNTGVDYRRYFALTDNREQVQDLYRQAGLDLTADLRTLNAAPRISADRPATEYMRRNVAFSGRLRIPVLTMHTTGDGFVPPFHTSSYQEVVNEAGRHHLLRQTYVEGPGHCTFTPAETVAALRTLEHRITTGHWGTTTSPAEMNARAVRTGLGDGRFVTYRPGPFPRTFSATGPAPRNRPPHEREQHP; via the coding sequence ATGTCCCTGCCCCGTCACGCCCTTTTTCCGGCCCTGCTCGCCCTGACCTCGCTGCTGGCACCCGCCCCGGCCGCCGCCGCGACCGAGCCCGTCCACCTGGAGGGCATCCTCCCGGACGGCGCGACCTACGTCATCGACAAGCCCGCCGGCTGGAACGGCACCGTCCTGCTCTACAGCCACGGCTACACGCCCGGCCCGGCCAACCCGGCGCAGAACGCGCCCGGCGCCCAGGTCCGCGAACGGCTGCTGGGCGAGGGATACGCGCTGATCGGCTCCTCGTACGCCCGCACCGGCTGGACGGCCGAGGAGGCGGTGCCCGACCAGATCGGCACCCTGGAGGTCTTCGAGGAGAGGTTCGGGGAGGCCCGCCGCACCATCGCCTGGGGGCACTCGTTCGGCGGAATGATCACCGCCGCGCTCGCCGAACGGCACCCCGACCGCCTCGACGGCGCGATCCCCATGTGCGGGCTGCTGGCGGGCGGCAACGGCAACTGGAACTTCACCCTCGACACGGTGTTCGCGCTCAGGACCCTGCTCGCCCCGGACGCCACGACCCCGCTGGTGCGGTTCGGCGACCAGGCCACCGCGTTCTCGAGCATGGTGCGGCTGCAGTCCGCCGTCGACCAGGCGCAGGCCACCCCGCAGGGGAAGGCCCGCATCGCCTTGGCCGCCGCCCTGTACGGCATGCCCGCCTGGACCGACGGCACCGCCCCGCCCGCCGACCTGGCGTCCTGGCAGCAGAGCCAGTACCGGGCGCTGCGTACCGTCCTGTACCCGGCGACCGCCTGGCGTCAGGAGGCCGAGACCCGCGCCGGCGGCAACATGTCGTGGAACACCGGCGTCGACTACAGGCGCTACTTCGCCCTCACCGACAACCGCGAGCAGGTCCAGGACCTCTACAGGCAGGCCGGGCTCGACCTGACCGCCGACCTGAGGACCCTCAACGCCGCTCCCCGCATCTCCGCCGACCGGCCCGCCACCGAGTACATGCGCCGTAACGTCGCGTTCTCCGGCAGGCTCCGCATCCCCGTGCTCACCATGCACACCACCGGGGACGGGTTCGTGCCGCCGTTCCACACCAGCTCCTACCAGGAGGTGGTGAACGAGGCCGGGCGGCACCACCTGCTGCGGCAGACCTACGTCGAAGGCCCCGGCCACTGCACGTTCACCCCCGCCGAGACCGTCGCCGCGCTGCGCACCCTCGAGCACCGCATCACCACCGGCCACTGGGGCACTACCACCTCCCCGGCCGAAATGAACGCCCGTGCCGTCCGGACCGGTCTCGGCGACGGCCGCTTCGTGACCTACCGACCGGGGCCCTTCCCGCGGACCTTCTCCGCGACCGGCCCGGCCCCGCGCAACCGACCCCCGCACGAAAGGGAACAGCATCCATGA
- a CDS encoding ABC transporter substrate-binding protein, with translation MRRLVPFLTAAVLALAGCGGSGGSAGDTIKIGFIESLTGNYAPLGGEAKKTVDLAVEQINAKGGIKGRKIELITLDDKTAPDQGVLHFNKLKAEKVTAIIGSTFSNVGLAVEPLAERERIPYISLAPADAQVNPIRKYTFVVPALSSTYAEAMLQYWQAHKITKVAVAYDTKSAYSVAGFNGMKKLAPKYGVQIVREEPYETTASDFSPIFTHVRNSDAQALMAWASGAPGVTLAKQYPTSGLKLPLYMTGSQASKLWLDPVGPAAEGVYVQSAIGVVGEYLPDGALKNAIKEMADPFRQKYGYEPPQFAQDGYSGVKLLAAAIEKAGTDREKIRDALENMTLVTPAGKYAYSPTDHSGLRPTDISMNRVRSGKLVPTDWSRQRLAETARAAG, from the coding sequence GTGCGCAGACTCGTCCCGTTCCTCACCGCCGCCGTGCTGGCGCTGGCCGGCTGCGGCGGCTCCGGCGGATCCGCAGGCGACACCATCAAGATCGGTTTCATCGAGTCGCTGACCGGCAACTACGCCCCGCTCGGCGGCGAGGCCAAGAAGACCGTCGACCTGGCCGTCGAGCAGATCAACGCCAAGGGCGGCATCAAGGGCCGCAAGATCGAGCTGATCACCCTCGACGACAAGACCGCCCCCGACCAGGGGGTGCTGCACTTCAACAAGCTCAAGGCCGAGAAGGTCACCGCGATCATCGGCTCCACGTTCTCCAACGTGGGCCTGGCCGTGGAGCCGCTGGCCGAGCGCGAGCGCATCCCCTACATCTCGCTGGCCCCCGCCGACGCGCAGGTGAACCCGATCCGCAAGTACACCTTCGTCGTCCCGGCGCTGTCGTCCACCTACGCCGAGGCGATGCTGCAGTACTGGCAGGCCCACAAGATCACCAAGGTGGCCGTCGCCTACGACACCAAGAGCGCCTACTCGGTGGCCGGGTTCAACGGCATGAAGAAGCTGGCCCCCAAGTACGGCGTGCAGATCGTCCGCGAGGAACCGTACGAGACCACCGCCTCGGACTTCAGCCCGATCTTCACCCACGTGCGCAACAGCGACGCGCAGGCCCTCATGGCCTGGGCCAGCGGCGCCCCCGGCGTCACCCTGGCCAAGCAGTACCCCACCTCCGGACTGAAGCTGCCGCTCTACATGACCGGCTCGCAGGCCAGCAAGCTGTGGCTGGACCCGGTCGGCCCGGCCGCCGAGGGCGTCTACGTGCAGAGCGCGATCGGCGTGGTCGGCGAGTACCTGCCGGACGGCGCGCTCAAGAACGCCATCAAGGAGATGGCCGACCCGTTCCGGCAAAAGTACGGCTACGAGCCGCCGCAGTTCGCCCAGGACGGCTACTCCGGCGTCAAGCTGCTGGCCGCCGCGATCGAGAAGGCCGGCACCGACCGGGAGAAGATCCGCGACGCGCTGGAGAACATGACGCTGGTCACCCCGGCCGGCAAGTACGCCTACAGCCCCACCGACCACTCCGGCCTGCGCCCCACCGACATCTCCATGAACCGGGTGCGCAGCGGCAAGCTGGTGCCCACCGACTGGTCCAGGCAGCGGCTCGCCGAGACCGCCCGGGCGGCCGGGTGA
- a CDS encoding acyl-CoA synthetase, with product MRNQGLGSWPARRARKTPRRTALVHDDRRLTYAGLHERVTRLAHALRGLGVRRGDRVAYLGPNHPSFLETLFAAGALGAVFVPLNVRLAGPEISFQLADSGTSVLVYAPSHAGLVDGLGETPSVRERIALAGERPGAHGYEDLLARAAADPIDEPVSPDENCMIMYTSGTTGRPKGAVLTHGNITWNAVNVLVDHDLIADEVALVSAPLFHTAGLNMLTLPVLLKGGCCVLVPAFDPDATFDLIERHRITFMFGVPTMFQQVARSPRWADADLSSVRLLTCGGSPVPPSLIETYAARGLTFLQGYGMTEASPGALFLDAEHATAKAGSAGVPHFFSDVRVVGPDMADVAPGQTGEVVVSGPHVMSGYWGLPEETARAFTDGWFHTGDAARIDEDGYAYIVDRIKDMIISGGENIYPAEVEKAILADPDVLDCAVIGVPDPTWGEVGRAVVVPRPGSGLTAERVLDALAGRLAKYKIPKSVVFADELPRNAAGKILKSVVRGTYG from the coding sequence GTGCGCAACCAGGGACTGGGGTCGTGGCCCGCACGCCGGGCGCGCAAGACCCCGCGCCGCACCGCCCTCGTCCACGACGACCGCCGGTTGACCTACGCCGGGCTGCACGAACGCGTCACCCGGCTCGCGCACGCGCTGCGCGGGCTGGGGGTGCGCCGCGGGGACCGGGTCGCCTACCTGGGCCCCAACCATCCGTCCTTCCTGGAGACCCTGTTCGCCGCCGGGGCGCTGGGAGCGGTGTTCGTGCCGCTGAACGTCCGGCTGGCGGGACCGGAGATCTCCTTCCAGCTCGCCGATTCGGGAACGTCCGTGCTGGTGTACGCGCCGTCGCACGCCGGGCTGGTGGACGGGCTGGGGGAGACCCCGTCGGTGCGGGAGCGGATCGCGCTGGCCGGGGAGCGGCCCGGCGCGCATGGCTACGAGGACCTGCTGGCGCGGGCGGCGGCCGACCCGATCGACGAGCCGGTCTCGCCGGACGAGAACTGCATGATCATGTACACCTCGGGCACCACCGGCCGGCCCAAGGGCGCGGTGCTCACCCACGGCAACATCACCTGGAACGCGGTCAACGTGCTGGTCGACCACGACCTGATCGCCGACGAGGTGGCGCTGGTGTCCGCCCCGCTGTTCCACACCGCCGGGCTGAACATGCTCACCCTGCCGGTGCTGCTCAAGGGCGGCTGCTGCGTGCTGGTCCCCGCGTTCGACCCGGACGCCACCTTCGACCTGATCGAACGGCACCGGATCACCTTCATGTTCGGGGTGCCGACGATGTTCCAGCAGGTGGCCCGCTCGCCCCGGTGGGCGGACGCCGACCTGTCCTCGGTACGGCTGCTGACCTGCGGCGGCTCGCCCGTCCCGCCGTCGCTGATCGAGACCTACGCCGCGCGGGGCCTGACGTTCCTGCAGGGCTACGGGATGACCGAGGCCTCGCCGGGGGCGCTGTTCCTGGACGCCGAGCACGCCACGGCCAAGGCCGGGTCGGCGGGCGTGCCGCACTTCTTCAGCGACGTGCGGGTGGTCGGCCCCGACATGGCCGACGTGGCGCCGGGGCAGACCGGCGAGGTCGTGGTCAGCGGCCCGCACGTGATGTCCGGCTACTGGGGCCTGCCGGAGGAGACCGCGCGGGCGTTCACCGACGGCTGGTTCCACACCGGCGACGCCGCCCGGATCGACGAGGACGGCTACGCCTACATCGTCGACCGGATCAAGGACATGATCATCTCGGGCGGGGAGAACATCTACCCGGCCGAGGTGGAGAAGGCGATCCTGGCCGACCCCGACGTGCTGGACTGCGCCGTGATCGGCGTGCCCGACCCGACCTGGGGCGAGGTCGGCCGGGCCGTGGTGGTGCCCCGGCCCGGCTCCGGCCTGACCGCGGAGCGGGTGCTGGACGCCCTGGCCGGACGGCTGGCCAAGTACAAGATCCCCAAGTCGGTGGTGTTCGCGGACGAACTGCCGCGCAACGCCGCCGGAAAGATCCTCAAGTCCGTGGTGCGCGGCACCTACGGCTGA